Proteins encoded within one genomic window of Plasmodium cynomolgi strain B DNA, chromosome 11, whole genome shotgun sequence:
- a CDS encoding hypothetical protein (putative) encodes MSLPLFLCKNILAGYNEKILNMQSYFKLILDDQLGIIQKLENEKLNKRKIFLSKKKHLEELKKDMATHTKKLEQLDKDVGILEKNIVDYEKLKTDLKRIKEKRKKQQKILTELKLEADIKKMLLAKISKEYEGAYARSRMKLYDYLQRMLLENYFLETKIKLKSEALEISNLELSKWKESVDPEQNEILNRTLGEKFYKFEKLRKDVDDLIDTNEKNKENYEAIMHLNYFSNEDLDILKRENVF; translated from the exons ATGAGCCTGCCATTGTTCTTATGTAA AAATATCCTCGCAGGgtacaatgaaaaaatccTCAACATGCAAAGCTACTTTAAACTAATTCTGGACGACCAACTAGGAATCATTCAAAAGTTGGAG AATGAAAAGTTGAACAAGAGGAAAATCTTCctctcgaaaaaaaaacacttggaagaattaaaaaaggatatgGCAACTCACACAa AAAAATTAGAGCAACTGGATAAAGATGTAGGCATCCTTGAGAAAAACATCGTCGACTATGAAAAGCTGAAAACGgatttaaaaagaatcaaagaaaaaagaaagaaacaaCAAAAGATCCTAACAGAATTGAAGCTCGAGGcggacataaaaaaaatgctcttGGCGAAAATCTCCAAGGAATACGAAGGTGCATATGCGCGAAGTAGGATGAAGCTGTATGACTACCTGCAGAGGATGCTGTTAGAG AACTACTTCTTGGAGACGAAAATAAAACTGAAGAGCGAAGCCCTGGAAATAAGCAACCTTGAG CTTTCCAAGTGGAAGGAATCAGTGGATCCGGAGCAGAACGAAATATTGAACAGAACGTTGGGGGAGAAATtctacaaatttgaaaagctACGGAAGGACGTCGATGATTTGATA GATACAAatgaaaagaacaaagaaaacTACGAAGCGATCATGCACCTTAACTATTTCTCAAATGAAGATCTCGATATTttgaaaagagaaaacgtGTTTTAA
- a CDS encoding hypothetical protein (putative): protein MKGSNSANPSRKEPIKSILKESNPRKRKKTHKGTRGEMKKTKKDIPTNDAHKNTRVNVEEEGIVQMHRRKKKKTQSHNHTLFIQSESLKMGENVKNVAHFVHISHFPPSKRKILEPRASTSGYQGRFLKKKPKKSKDLVNSYLDSILDADVLKYYEQDMGSIHSGDMDVENLSDEFCLQSYVMSTHLMVHGDEYQRKNAYMSICRDCHHFFANEKECLDNSINMSVKNYGETEKAIKVPLLGLNYEKSGRSNQSLVINFPVTYILSKLMSSLVDMDSNNSKNISDTCDILRKKLEKDINQRLVDFPNDMGIFSDYISSYISNFKNKMSTNVTDMSNPLQNCKELLDSFEYMDKLTYTLVNKSGLKYLEHQANQKRMKTFVLSIFNFKYRESDTNMYIKLIYNFSYAISDVIERIKKVYNEETRSXFLKDLEPPELFFLRNSSSIKNSCYVNIVATISWFFNQVNMGIYNMNKTVLDLFKEKFSSENIEKIVKMKNIQKNGPKKHVMDLCVKTMTEMVDMVHSALLAYHKEHLSEIDQEIDATEKERDASFDRDTVREPSPESSSDEDTPREGSPASSSDRDTPGVQSPARSSDRDTPRVQSPARSSDRYMRRGGSPAPWSDRYMPRGGSPAPWFYEDTPRAPSPAEPSKEDNPQTSIPNQMPYPSASFSYLMGHLPHAFPSASSLPPSLPLPQRAKNKNITFSNIIKYAEMSLLKDRLDELNLEKTSDHVSNYESLRDKHNLRSNFMQRENFICLMKIFLSKMNFYISGLQNSYLQKLTLENYKLYAIFNRPLDDREHMYFCTSPGEYLIHKIFSSKFFLMINMYK, encoded by the exons ATGAAAGGCTCCAATTCAGCGAACCCTAGCAGGAAAG AGCCCATTAAATCGATCTTAAAAGAAAGTAACCcccgaaaaagaaaaaaaactcacaaaGGAACAAGaggagaaatgaaaaagacaaaaaaagacataCCTACAAATGATGCGCacaaaa ATACGAGAGTAAAtgtggaagaagaaggtaTAGTCCAAATGCatcggagaaaaaaaaaaaagacacaatCACACAATCACACACTTTTCATTCAAAGTGaaagtttaaaaatgggggaaaatgtaaagaacGTTGCCCACTTTGTTCACATTTCCCACTTTCCCCCTTCGAAACGCAAAATTTTAGAACCTAGAGCAAGCACCAGTGGCTACCAAGGCAgattcctcaaaaaaaagcccAAGAAATCAAAAGACTTAGTTAACAGTTACTTGGACAGCATATTAGACGCCGACGTGTTAAAGTATTACGAACAGGATATGGGAAGCATACACAGTGGG GACATGGATGTCGAAAATCTATCCGACGAGTTCTGTTTACAAAGTTACGTCATGTCGACACATTTAATGGTGCATGGTGATGAATACCAAAGGAAAAATGCTTATATGAGTATATGCAGAGATTGTCATCACTTTTTCGCGAATGAGAAGGAGTGCCTAGATAATTCGATTAATATGTCCGTGAAGAATTATGGCGAGACGGAAAAAG CGATCAAAGTGCCCTTGTTAGGCCTGAACTATGAGAAATCAG GAAGGTCAAACCAGTCCCTTGTCATCAACTTCCCGGTGACATACATCCTGTCGAAGTTAATGTCCAGCTTAGTCGACATGGACTCAAACAATTCAAAGAACATATCAGATACCTGTGatattttgcgaaaaaaattagaaaaagacATAAATCAAAGGCTAGTCGATTTTCCAAACGACATGGGTATTTTCTCGGACTACATTTCATCGtatatttctaattttaagaataaaatgagTACCAACGTAACGGACATGTCGAACCCATTGCAGAATTGTAAAGAGTTGTTGGACTCGTTTGAATATATGGATAAATTAACGTACACTTTGGTAAACAAGTCGGGCTTAAAATACTTGGAACACCAGGCTAAtcaaaaaagaatgaaaacttttgttctctccattttcaattttaagtATAGAGAATCTGatacaaatatgtatattaaactgatatacaatttttcctATGCCATTTCTGATGTTATAGAAAGGATTAAAAAGGTGTACAATGAAGAAACCAGATCTTTNTTTTTAAAAGATTTGGAACCCCCTGAGTTGTTCTTCTTAAGAAATAGTTCAAGCATAAAAAACAGCTGCTATGTAAATATAGTTGCAACAATTTCTTGGTTTTTCAATCAAGTGAATATgggaatatataatatgaacaAAACGGTTCTGGATTtatttaaggaaaaattttcatctgaAAATATTGAGAAgatagtaaaaatgaaaaacatcCAGAAGAATGGGCCAAAAAAACACGTCATGGATTTATGCGTTAAGACTATGACAGAGATGGTTGATATGGTTCATTCGGCCTTGCTTGCTTACCACAAGGAGCATTTATCAGAAATTGATCAAGAAATAGATGCGACGGAAAAGGAACGAGACGCATCGTTCGATAGAGACACAGTGAGAGAGCCAAGTCCAGAGTCATCGTCCGATGAAGACACACCCAGAGAGGGAAGTCCAGCGTCATCGTCCGATAGAGACACGCCCGGAGTGCAGAGTCCAGCGAGATCGTCCGATAGAGACACGCCCAGAGTGCAGAGTCCAGCGAGATCGTCCGATAGATACATGCGCAGAGGGGGAAGTCCAGCGCCATGGTCCGATAGATACATGCCCAGAGGGGGAAGTCCAGCACCATGGTTCTATGAAGACACACCCAGAGCACCAAGTCCAGCGGAACCGTCCAAAGAAGATAACCCCCAAACTTCGATCCCCAACCAAATGCCATACCCATCTGCATCATTCTCATACCTAATGGGACACTTACCCCACGCCTTTCCATCAGCCTCATCTTTGCCCCCATCATTACCCCTACCTCAACGtgcgaaaaacaaaaatattaccTTCTCCAACATAATTAAATACGCTGAGATGTCCCTTCTAAAGGACAGGCTAGATGAATTAAACCTAGAAAAGACGTCAGACCATGTCAGCAATTACGAATCCCTTAGAGATAAACATAACTTACGGAGTAACTTTATGCAGAGGgagaattttatttgtttaatgaaaatttttttaagtaaaatgaatttttatatttctggATTACAAAATTCCTACCTACAAAAGCTTACACTTGAGAATTATAAATTGTACGCAATTTTTAATAGACCCCTTGATGATAGGGAGCATATGTACTTTTGCACATCTCCCGGGGAGTACTTGattcacaaaatattttcctcgAAGTTTTTTCTCATGATTAACATGTACAAGTAA